A genomic stretch from Corynebacterium sp. 21KM1197 includes:
- a CDS encoding dienelactone hydrolase family protein produces the protein MSENLNKHLSKLSKRGPHRVLVGDLAYAGLPGKVYTPAEGNGIPAVAFGHDWFTGIKAYRVTLRHLASWGIAVAAPDTQTGFNPDHRSLAADLNTCMQILAGVKLGHGNVTVSPGKLGLVGHGMGAGAAILASANEDKVRALACAYPAVTSPSSEEAARAVAAPGLVLASGRDSLLESGNPARVAHNWKGEVAYRELENGTQHGFSEDTMRKLLVGASGPQHSAKETARGLITGFLLHQLAGEKKYSGFSEPDATAKKVLSFTPEEIEDKANVHRKVSLPL, from the coding sequence GTGTCTGAGAATCTGAACAAGCACCTCTCCAAGCTTTCCAAGCGCGGCCCCCACCGCGTCCTGGTGGGCGACCTCGCTTATGCCGGACTGCCCGGCAAGGTGTACACCCCCGCCGAGGGCAATGGCATTCCCGCCGTGGCCTTTGGCCACGACTGGTTTACCGGCATCAAGGCATACCGCGTCACCCTGCGCCACCTGGCCAGTTGGGGCATCGCCGTGGCGGCCCCGGATACCCAGACCGGCTTTAATCCCGACCATCGCAGCCTCGCCGCCGACCTCAACACCTGCATGCAGATCCTCGCCGGGGTGAAGCTGGGGCATGGAAATGTCACCGTCTCCCCGGGGAAACTCGGCCTCGTGGGGCACGGCATGGGAGCCGGTGCCGCGATCCTCGCCTCCGCCAACGAGGACAAGGTTCGCGCCCTCGCCTGCGCCTACCCCGCCGTTACCTCCCCCTCCTCGGAGGAAGCGGCCCGCGCGGTGGCGGCCCCCGGGCTTGTTCTGGCCTCGGGACGCGATAGCCTCCTGGAATCCGGGAATCCCGCGCGAGTGGCGCACAATTGGAAAGGCGAAGTGGCCTACCGAGAATTAGAAAACGGCACCCAACACGGGTTCAGCGAGGACACCATGCGCAAGCTCCTCGTGGGAGCCAGCGGCCCTCAGCATTCCGCCAAGGAAACCGCGCGCGGGCTTATCACCGGGTTTCTACTCCACCAATTGGCCGGGGAAAAGAAATACTCCGGGTTCTCCGAGCCGGACGCCACGGCAAAAAAGGTATTGTCCTTTACCCCGGAAGAGATCGAGGACAAGGCCAACGTGCACCGCAAGGTATCTCTCCCGCTGTAG
- the glmS gene encoding glutamine--fructose-6-phosphate transaminase (isomerizing), with amino-acid sequence MCGIVGYVGNRQGLGVALDALRRMEYRGYDSAGIAVVDSGELNFAKRAGKLANLEDKIAEIGESSMAGTTAIGHTRWATHGRPTDENAHPHLSYDGKVAIVHNGIIENFAPLRQEIEARGIEMASETDSETAAHLIALAYNEGDTAGDIRASALKVLRRLEGAFTLLVLHADHPDQIIAARRSTPLIVGVGEGEMFLGSDVAAFIEYTKNAVELNQDNVVVITKDDYEILNFDGSQAQGRPFTIDWDLEAAEKGGYSSFMMKEIHEQPAAVRDTLAGHFRDGRIVLDEQNLSDEDLRAVDQIFVVACGSAYHSGLLAKYAIEHWVRIPVQIEVASEFRYRDPVLGARTLVVAVSQSGETADTLEAVRYAKAQGAKVLAVCNTNGSQIPRESDAVLYTHAGPEIGVASTKAFLAQVAANYIVGLALAQAKGTKYPDEIKEIWEALESIPAKVETLLPAAEQCRSIASTLGAIPTMLFLGRGVGFPVALEGALKLKELAYIHAEGFPAGELKHGPIALIEDDLPVVVVVPSPRGVKLLHSKVVSNIQEIRARGAKTIVIAEEGDTAVEPFANWLIRLPEASTLMQPLLATVPLQFLAAYIAQECGNEDIDKPRNLAKSVTVE; translated from the coding sequence ATGTGTGGAATTGTAGGATACGTCGGTAACCGCCAGGGCCTGGGTGTGGCCCTCGATGCGCTGCGCCGCATGGAATATCGGGGTTATGATTCGGCGGGTATCGCCGTGGTGGATTCCGGCGAGCTGAACTTTGCCAAGCGCGCCGGGAAGCTGGCCAACCTCGAAGATAAGATCGCGGAGATCGGTGAGTCCAGCATGGCGGGCACCACGGCCATCGGGCACACTCGGTGGGCCACGCACGGTCGCCCCACGGACGAAAACGCGCACCCGCACCTTTCTTATGACGGCAAGGTGGCTATTGTCCACAACGGGATTATTGAGAACTTTGCCCCGCTGCGCCAGGAGATTGAGGCGCGGGGAATTGAGATGGCCTCGGAAACGGATTCGGAGACCGCCGCGCACCTCATCGCCCTGGCCTATAACGAGGGCGATACGGCGGGCGATATTCGTGCCAGCGCACTGAAGGTGCTGCGCCGCCTGGAGGGTGCGTTTACCCTGCTGGTGCTGCATGCGGATCACCCGGATCAGATTATTGCCGCTCGTCGCTCCACCCCGCTGATCGTGGGCGTGGGCGAGGGGGAGATGTTCCTGGGCTCCGATGTGGCGGCCTTTATCGAGTACACCAAGAATGCGGTGGAACTCAATCAGGATAACGTGGTGGTGATTACCAAGGACGATTATGAGATTTTGAACTTTGATGGTTCACAGGCTCAGGGGCGTCCTTTTACCATTGATTGGGATTTGGAGGCTGCGGAAAAGGGCGGTTATAGCTCCTTCATGATGAAGGAGATTCACGAGCAGCCCGCCGCCGTGCGCGATACCCTGGCCGGGCACTTCCGGGACGGGCGCATCGTGCTCGATGAGCAGAATCTCTCCGATGAGGATCTGCGCGCCGTGGATCAGATCTTTGTGGTAGCCTGCGGCTCCGCCTATCACTCCGGCCTGCTGGCCAAGTACGCCATCGAGCACTGGGTGCGTATCCCGGTGCAGATCGAGGTGGCCAGCGAGTTCCGTTACCGCGATCCGGTGCTCGGCGCGCGCACGCTGGTGGTGGCCGTCTCCCAGTCCGGGGAGACGGCGGACACCCTGGAGGCGGTGCGCTATGCCAAGGCCCAGGGGGCCAAGGTGCTGGCGGTGTGCAACACCAATGGCTCGCAGATTCCGCGCGAGTCGGACGCCGTGCTGTACACCCACGCCGGCCCGGAGATCGGCGTGGCCTCCACCAAGGCCTTCCTGGCGCAGGTGGCGGCCAATTACATCGTGGGCCTGGCGCTGGCGCAAGCCAAAGGCACCAAGTACCCGGATGAGATCAAGGAGATCTGGGAGGCTTTGGAGTCGATCCCGGCCAAGGTGGAAACCCTGCTGCCCGCTGCGGAACAGTGCCGCAGCATCGCCAGCACGCTGGGGGCCATTCCCACGATGCTCTTCCTCGGGCGCGGTGTGGGCTTCCCGGTGGCGTTGGAGGGCGCGCTCAAGCTCAAGGAGCTGGCCTATATTCACGCCGAGGGCTTCCCGGCGGGCGAACTCAAGCACGGTCCCATTGCCCTGATCGAGGACGATCTTCCGGTGGTGGTCGTGGTGCCCAGCCCCCGAGGCGTGAAGTTGCTGCACTCCAAGGTGGTGTCCAATATCCAGGAGATTCGCGCGCGCGGGGCCAAGACCATCGTGATCGCGGAGGAGGGCGATACCGCCGTGGAGCCCTTTGCCAACTGGCTCATTCGCCTGCCGGAGGCCTCCACCCTCATGCAGCCGCTGCTGGCCACGGTTCCCCTGCAATTCCTGGCGGCCTATATCGCCCAGGAGTGCGGTAACGAGGACATTGATAAGCCGCGTAACCTCGCCAAGTCCGTGACCGTGGAGTAA
- the alr gene encoding alanine racemase, protein MDLLTARIDLGAIAHNTREMARRVAPARLMAVVKADGYNHGAVEVARTALRHGARELGVATLDEALHLREQGIVAPITAWLWSPEQDIAEPLRQGVRLAVTSPVHARALIHVAQALPRRGAAMPPCEVTVKVETGMHRSGVDPRDWAEVFDLLAACPAVRVTGLMSHLSCADEPDNPATDAQAAQFGRAIACARERGLEVPVNHLCNSPGALTRPDLHHEMVRVGVALYGLEPVPGREHGLMPAMTWQASVLLVKPVRAGEATSYGLTWSAPSDGFLAVIPAGYADGLPRAAQGHLEVTIRGHRYPQVGRVCMDQCLVWLGENPRGIAPGDEAILFGQGGMSATELAQRSGTINYEVVCAPRRRTRRQYVEETAE, encoded by the coding sequence ATGGACCTGCTCACCGCCCGCATTGATCTGGGGGCCATTGCGCATAACACCCGCGAGATGGCGCGCCGGGTGGCCCCCGCCCGGCTCATGGCCGTGGTCAAGGCCGATGGTTATAACCACGGAGCCGTGGAGGTGGCGCGCACCGCGCTGCGCCACGGCGCGAGGGAACTCGGCGTGGCCACCCTGGACGAGGCGTTGCACCTGCGCGAGCAGGGAATTGTTGCCCCGATCACGGCGTGGCTGTGGTCGCCGGAGCAGGACATCGCAGAGCCTTTGCGCCAAGGCGTGCGCCTGGCGGTGACCTCCCCGGTGCATGCGAGGGCGCTCATTCACGTTGCCCAGGCTCTCCCACGGCGGGGGGCCGCGATGCCCCCGTGCGAGGTCACGGTCAAGGTGGAAACGGGTATGCACCGCAGCGGCGTGGACCCCCGGGATTGGGCGGAGGTTTTTGATTTGCTGGCGGCCTGCCCCGCCGTGCGCGTCACGGGTTTGATGAGTCACCTCTCCTGCGCCGATGAGCCGGATAACCCGGCCACGGACGCGCAGGCCGCGCAGTTTGGCCGCGCCATCGCCTGCGCTCGGGAACGCGGCCTGGAGGTGCCCGTTAATCACCTGTGCAATTCCCCCGGTGCGCTCACCCGTCCGGATCTGCACCATGAGATGGTGCGCGTGGGGGTGGCCCTCTACGGCCTGGAGCCGGTGCCGGGCCGGGAGCACGGGCTCATGCCCGCGATGACCTGGCAGGCTAGCGTGCTGCTGGTCAAGCCGGTGCGCGCGGGTGAGGCTACCTCCTATGGCCTGACGTGGAGCGCGCCGAGCGATGGCTTCTTGGCGGTGATACCTGCCGGATACGCGGACGGATTGCCGCGCGCGGCGCAGGGCCATCTGGAGGTGACCATCAGGGGGCACCGATACCCGCAGGTGGGGCGCGTGTGCATGGATCAGTGTCTGGTGTGGCTGGGGGAGAACCCACGGGGAATCGCTCCGGGCGATGAGGCGATTCTCTTTGGCCAGGGCGGCATGAGCGCCACGGAGTTGGCGCAGCGCAGCGGCACGATCAATTACGAGGTGGTGTGCGCCCCCCGGCGACGCACCCGCAGGCAATACGTGGAGGAGACGGCGGAATGA
- the tsaE gene encoding tRNA (adenosine(37)-N6)-threonylcarbamoyltransferase complex ATPase subunit type 1 TsaE: MRESFPQQGSRRCEFLEDTQGLGAELGAALEAGDVVLLDGPLGAGKTALTQGIARGMGVRGRVTSPTFIIAREHRHPEGGPTLIHVDAYRLLGEGGENAADPVGALDSLDLDSALAEAVVVAEWGGGLVEQIAGEYLFVHVDRTTAVAEDPDSEARIISWQLRAGA; encoded by the coding sequence ATGAGGGAGAGTTTTCCCCAGCAGGGCTCGCGGCGGTGCGAGTTCTTGGAGGATACCCAGGGCCTTGGCGCGGAGTTAGGCGCAGCGCTGGAGGCCGGGGACGTGGTGCTTCTCGACGGCCCCCTGGGCGCGGGCAAGACCGCGCTGACCCAGGGGATCGCGCGGGGCATGGGAGTGCGCGGCCGGGTGACCTCCCCGACGTTCATCATCGCCAGGGAACACCGCCACCCGGAAGGCGGCCCCACGCTCATTCACGTGGACGCCTATCGCCTCCTGGGAGAGGGGGGAGAGAACGCCGCCGATCCGGTGGGCGCCCTGGACTCGCTGGATCTGGACTCCGCCTTGGCGGAGGCCGTGGTGGTGGCGGAATGGGGCGGTGGCCTGGTGGAGCAGATCGCCGGGGAGTACCTCTTTGTGCACGTGGATCGCACCACCGCGGTAGCGGAGGACCCGGACTCTGAGGCCAGGATCATATCGTGGCAACTTCGGGCCGGGGCATGA
- a CDS encoding vitamin K epoxide reductase family protein has translation MVDAQASTTAEENRGAAPSVGWGWLFVLGGIIGIVLSGIIMVEKMKLAEDPSYTTTCDLSAVVSCGNVMRSVQAAAFGIPNPLIGLVGFGMVALIGAAVAAGGRFAGWFWFGAQAGMTFALVFVHWLFFQAVYVINALCPYCMGVWAVVIVLFVYVTAFNLRTYGDSGQGAGSAAIRAWDRWKFLIAAAWIAVIGVAILVEFWSYF, from the coding sequence ATGGTGGACGCGCAGGCAAGCACCACGGCAGAGGAGAACCGGGGTGCGGCCCCCTCGGTGGGGTGGGGGTGGTTGTTTGTCCTGGGCGGGATCATCGGCATCGTGCTGTCCGGGATCATCATGGTGGAAAAGATGAAGTTGGCGGAGGATCCCTCCTACACCACCACCTGCGATCTCAGCGCGGTGGTGTCCTGCGGCAACGTCATGCGCTCGGTGCAGGCGGCGGCCTTTGGGATTCCCAACCCCCTGATCGGCCTGGTGGGCTTTGGCATGGTGGCCCTCATCGGGGCGGCGGTGGCGGCCGGGGGGCGTTTTGCCGGGTGGTTTTGGTTTGGTGCCCAGGCGGGAATGACCTTTGCCCTGGTATTTGTGCACTGGCTGTTTTTCCAGGCGGTGTACGTGATTAATGCCCTGTGTCCCTACTGCATGGGGGTGTGGGCGGTGGTAATCGTGCTCTTCGTGTACGTCACGGCCTTTAACCTGCGCACCTATGGCGATTCCGGGCAGGGCGCGGGCTCGGCGGCGATCCGCGCGTGGGACCGCTGGAAGTTCCTCATCGCGGCGGCGTGGATCGCGGTGATCGGGGTGGCGATCCTGGTGGAGTTCTGGTCGTACTTCTAA
- the efeU gene encoding iron uptake transporter permease EfeU — MFLANFLIALREGVEACLIVGILVASLVKMNRRDMLPHLWLGVGLAAVVPLVAGAAMTWGPYTLTFQAQEIVGGVLSLVAAAMITWMILWMSQHAGHLSADLRAQTATAVENSSAWALVWLAALSVGREGLETAVFVWATVRATADGGLWQPTLGVVSGLAVAVVIGWLIYRGTARINLGRFFTVTGYLLVLVAAGIVSYGLGDLQEAGVIPGWGVSAYDLSGYFDGHIPGVHPGAWWFVLAEAMFNVNLAPTVVQVVGWVSYLLVVLPLLWRQRRRTQKRYQK; from the coding sequence GTGTTTCTTGCCAATTTTTTGATCGCCCTGCGCGAGGGGGTGGAGGCCTGCCTCATCGTGGGAATCCTGGTGGCGAGCCTGGTGAAGATGAACCGCCGGGACATGCTGCCGCACCTGTGGCTGGGGGTGGGCCTGGCCGCCGTGGTGCCCCTGGTGGCGGGAGCGGCGATGACGTGGGGGCCGTACACGCTCACGTTCCAGGCCCAGGAGATCGTGGGCGGGGTTTTATCTCTGGTGGCCGCGGCCATGATTACCTGGATGATCCTGTGGATGTCGCAGCACGCGGGGCACCTCAGCGCGGATTTGCGCGCCCAGACGGCCACCGCCGTGGAGAACTCCTCGGCCTGGGCGCTCGTGTGGCTCGCCGCGCTGAGCGTGGGCCGCGAGGGGCTGGAAACGGCGGTATTCGTGTGGGCCACGGTGCGCGCCACGGCCGATGGCGGGTTGTGGCAGCCCACGCTGGGCGTGGTCTCCGGGCTCGCGGTGGCGGTGGTGATCGGTTGGTTGATCTATCGCGGCACCGCGCGGATTAACCTGGGCAGATTCTTCACCGTCACCGGCTATCTCCTGGTCCTCGTGGCGGCGGGCATTGTGTCCTATGGCCTGGGCGATCTCCAGGAGGCCGGGGTGATCCCGGGCTGGGGCGTGAGCGCCTATGACCTCTCCGGTTATTTCGATGGGCATATCCCCGGTGTGCACCCTGGCGCGTGGTGGTTCGTGCTGGCGGAAGCCATGTTCAACGTGAATCTCGCGCCCACGGTGGTGCAGGTGGTGGGGTGGGTGTCCTACCTCCTGGTGGTGCTGCCGCTGTTGTGGCGGCAGCGGCGCCGTACCCAGAAGCGGTATCAAAAGTAA